One genomic window of Bradyrhizobium sp. CCGE-LA001 includes the following:
- a CDS encoding cisplatin damage response ATP-dependent DNA ligase translates to MNRFAELLDRLAYEPGRNNKLRLITGYFREVADPDRGYALAALTGALSFKHAKPALIRDLIAARTDEVLFGLSYDYVGDLSETVALMWPKAPLAAHNNPPPPSLTEVVTTLRTLGKTELPKQLERWLDELDETGRWALLKLVTGALRIGISARLAKTAAAALGDKDPHEVELIWPGLAPPYLDLFAWLEGRGDKPVNRDPAPFRPVMLAHAIEDTDFASLDPADYIAEWKWDGIRVQAVAGRDERGHITARLYSRTGEDITGSFPDLVPSLRLPGAIDGELLILREGRVQSFNVLQQRLNRKVVSPKLIKEFPIHLRAYDLLGDDQNDLRELPFAERRERLETFIAKLDDPRIDLSTTVPFASWEALTAARADPASAGAGEDADAVEGVMLKRRDAPYLPGRPKGQWWKWKRDPHIIDAVLMYAQRGHGKRSSYYSDYTFGVWTGGDGGDELVPVGKAYFGFTDEELLQIDRFVRRNTTEKFGPVRHVVHEPDKGLVLEVAFEGLQRSPRHKSGVAMRFPRISRLRWDKPPREADRLETLERMLKAEPAEVEM, encoded by the coding sequence ATGAACCGCTTCGCCGAGCTGCTCGATCGCCTCGCCTACGAGCCCGGCCGCAACAACAAGCTGCGGCTGATCACCGGCTATTTCCGCGAGGTCGCCGACCCCGATCGCGGCTACGCATTGGCCGCGCTCACCGGCGCACTCAGCTTCAAGCATGCCAAGCCCGCATTGATCCGCGACCTCATCGCGGCGCGCACGGATGAGGTGCTGTTCGGGCTATCCTACGACTATGTCGGCGATCTCTCGGAGACGGTGGCGCTGATGTGGCCGAAGGCGCCGTTGGCCGCCCATAACAACCCGCCGCCTCCGTCCCTCACCGAAGTCGTCACCACGCTGCGTACGCTCGGCAAGACCGAGCTGCCAAAGCAGCTCGAACGCTGGCTCGACGAGCTCGACGAGACCGGCCGCTGGGCGCTGCTGAAGCTCGTGACCGGCGCGCTTCGCATCGGCATTTCCGCGCGCCTTGCCAAGACTGCTGCCGCAGCATTGGGCGACAAGGACCCGCATGAGGTTGAGCTGATCTGGCCGGGGCTTGCGCCGCCTTATCTCGACCTGTTCGCCTGGCTCGAAGGCCGCGGCGACAAGCCGGTCAATCGCGATCCCGCGCCGTTCCGCCCGGTGATGCTCGCGCATGCGATCGAGGACACGGATTTCGCTTCGCTCGATCCCGCCGACTATATCGCCGAATGGAAATGGGACGGCATTCGCGTGCAGGCGGTGGCAGGCCGCGATGAGCGCGGGCACATTACCGCGCGGCTCTATTCGCGCACCGGCGAAGACATCACCGGCAGCTTTCCGGATCTCGTGCCGTCGCTGCGCCTGCCTGGCGCCATCGACGGCGAGCTCCTGATCCTGCGCGAGGGTCGCGTGCAGAGCTTCAACGTGCTGCAACAGCGTCTCAACCGCAAGGTGGTCTCGCCAAAGCTGATCAAGGAATTTCCGATCCATCTGCGCGCCTACGACCTGCTCGGCGACGACCAGAACGACCTGCGCGAGCTGCCGTTCGCGGAGCGGCGCGAGAGGCTCGAGACCTTCATCGCAAAGCTCGACGATCCCCGCATCGACCTGTCGACCACCGTGCCCTTCGCAAGCTGGGAGGCGCTGACCGCCGCGCGCGCCGATCCCGCCAGTGCCGGCGCCGGCGAGGACGCCGACGCGGTCGAAGGCGTGATGCTGAAGCGGCGCGATGCGCCGTATTTGCCGGGGCGGCCGAAGGGGCAATGGTGGAAGTGGAAACGCGACCCGCACATCATCGACGCCGTGCTGATGTATGCGCAGCGCGGCCACGGCAAGCGCTCGTCCTATTATTCCGACTACACCTTCGGCGTCTGGACCGGCGGCGATGGCGGCGACGAGCTGGTGCCGGTCGGCAAAGCCTATTTCGGCTTCACCGACGAGGAGCTGTTGCAGATCGACCGCTTCGTCCGCCGCAACACCACCGAAAAGTTCGGCCCTGTCCGCCATGTCGTGCACGAGCCGGACAAGGGTCTCGTGCTGGAGGTCGCGTTCGAGGGGCTGCAGCGCTCGCCGCGGCACAAATCCGGCGTCGCCATGCGCTTTCCCCGCATCAGCCGCCTGCGCTGGGACAAGCCGCCGCGGGAAGCGGACAGGCTGGAAACGCTGGAGCGGATGCTGAAGGCGGAGCCGGCGGAGGTGGAGATGTGA
- a CDS encoding transporter substrate-binding domain-containing protein, producing MAPSQQAKSSKSVRGLLLGLAAAACLLAGLPAAHAQAPAKRPPAAPQASPQVTPQAAPQAVPGFWDPRRRPERPDLSRITVIRFLTETDYPPFNFTGADGNPAGFNVDLARSLCDEIKVSCTVQMRRFETLVDALTSNRGDAIIASMAVSPQLRARVDFTDPYYRVPARFVSRKDAVMPEIRPEYLEGKKVGVIAGSAHEAYLKAMFTDAELHAFPNDDALRTALRKGEVDFIFGDAISLAFWTNGTDSGDCCAFSGGPFVESRFFGEGVGIAVRKGNDVLRQALNWALFRVWEKGRYTDLWLRYFSVSPF from the coding sequence ATGGCTCCATCGCAACAGGCGAAATCGTCCAAATCTGTCCGTGGCCTGCTGCTCGGACTGGCCGCCGCTGCCTGTCTGCTTGCCGGCCTGCCAGCCGCGCATGCCCAGGCCCCAGCCAAGCGACCGCCGGCCGCGCCGCAGGCTTCGCCTCAGGTCACACCCCAGGCCGCCCCGCAGGCCGTGCCGGGCTTCTGGGACCCGCGGCGCCGGCCGGAGCGGCCGGACCTGTCGCGCATCACTGTGATCCGTTTCCTGACCGAGACCGACTACCCGCCGTTCAACTTCACCGGCGCGGACGGCAATCCGGCCGGCTTCAATGTCGATCTCGCACGCAGCCTGTGCGACGAGATCAAGGTGAGCTGCACGGTGCAGATGCGCCGCTTCGAGACGCTGGTCGATGCGCTCACCTCCAACCGCGGCGATGCCATCATCGCCTCGATGGCGGTGAGCCCGCAGCTGCGCGCCCGCGTCGACTTCACCGATCCCTATTACCGGGTGCCGGCGCGCTTCGTCTCGCGCAAGGATGCGGTGATGCCGGAGATCCGCCCCGAATATCTCGAGGGCAAGAAGGTCGGCGTCATCGCGGGCTCGGCGCATGAGGCCTATCTCAAGGCGATGTTCACCGACGCCGAGCTGCACGCTTTTCCCAATGACGATGCGCTACGCACGGCCCTGCGGAAGGGCGAGGTCGATTTCATCTTCGGCGACGCCATCTCGCTGGCGTTCTGGACCAACGGGACCGATTCCGGAGATTGCTGTGCCTTCTCCGGCGGCCCTTTCGTCGAGAGCCGCTTCTTCGGCGAGGGCGTCGGCATCGCCGTGCGCAAAGGCAACGACGTGCTGCGCCAGGCCCTGAACTGGGCGCTGTTCCGCGTCTGGGAAAAAGGCCGCTACACCGATCTGTGGCTGCGCTATTTCTCGGTGAGCCCGTTTTAG
- a CDS encoding lysine--tRNA ligase translates to MSVIDPSMSPSDLRALAEQSNAWPFEQAKAIVARLKKSPKDEVLFETGYGPSGLPHIGTFGEVARTSMVRHAFRVLTEDKIKTRLLAFSDDMDGFRKVPDNVPNKEMLAAHLGKPLTRVPDPFSNEYPSFGAHNNARLRAFLDHFGFDYEFASSTDYYTSGRFDATLLKMLAAYDKIMAIILPTLGPDRRATYSPFLPISKTTGVVLQVPMIRRDVAAGTVTYLDPDTNQEVETPVTGGNVKCQWKADWAMRWVALGVDYEMAGKDLIDSVKLSGAIARALGATPPEGFNYELFLDEKGQKISKSKGNGLTIDEWLRYASPESLSLFMYREPKAAKRLYFDVIPRNVDDYQQFIDGFAKQDGKQQLGNPVWHIHNGKPPQGDMPVTFQLLLTLVSSSNAENAETLWGFIGRYRPGVSPQTHPKLDAMVGYAINYYRDFVAPTKQFRVPTDTERAALQDLREALSQLPQDASAEDIQNVVYEIGRREPFLDQVKKGKDGRPGVTLDWFNMLYQVLLGQEKGPRFGSFVAVYGIQNAVNMIDGALARSA, encoded by the coding sequence ATGTCCGTTATCGATCCCAGCATGAGCCCGAGCGATTTGCGTGCGCTCGCCGAACAATCCAACGCCTGGCCGTTCGAACAGGCGAAGGCCATTGTCGCGCGGCTGAAGAAAAGCCCGAAGGACGAGGTGCTGTTCGAGACCGGCTACGGTCCCTCCGGCCTGCCGCATATCGGCACGTTCGGCGAGGTCGCGCGCACCTCGATGGTGCGCCACGCCTTCCGCGTGCTGACCGAGGACAAGATCAAGACGCGACTGCTCGCGTTCTCGGACGACATGGACGGGTTTCGCAAGGTGCCCGACAACGTCCCCAACAAGGAGATGCTGGCCGCGCATCTCGGCAAGCCGCTGACGCGGGTGCCGGATCCGTTCTCCAACGAGTATCCCTCGTTCGGCGCACATAATAACGCGCGCTTGCGCGCGTTTCTGGATCATTTCGGCTTCGACTACGAGTTCGCGAGCTCGACCGACTATTATACGTCCGGCCGGTTCGACGCGACGCTGCTCAAGATGCTAGCCGCCTACGACAAGATCATGGCGATCATCCTGCCGACGCTCGGCCCCGATCGCCGCGCCACTTATTCGCCGTTCCTCCCGATCAGCAAGACGACCGGAGTCGTGCTGCAGGTCCCGATGATCCGCCGCGACGTCGCGGCCGGCACGGTGACCTATCTCGATCCCGATACCAACCAGGAGGTCGAGACGCCAGTCACTGGCGGCAACGTCAAGTGCCAGTGGAAGGCCGATTGGGCGATGCGCTGGGTCGCGCTTGGCGTCGACTACGAGATGGCCGGCAAGGACCTGATCGATTCGGTGAAGCTGTCCGGCGCGATCGCGCGGGCGCTCGGCGCCACGCCGCCGGAAGGCTTCAACTACGAGCTCTTCCTCGACGAAAAGGGCCAGAAGATCTCGAAGTCGAAGGGCAACGGCCTCACCATCGACGAATGGCTGCGCTACGCCTCGCCGGAATCGCTGTCGCTGTTCATGTATCGCGAGCCGAAGGCGGCGAAGCGGCTTTACTTCGACGTGATCCCGCGCAACGTCGACGACTACCAGCAATTCATCGACGGCTTTGCCAAGCAGGACGGCAAGCAGCAGCTCGGCAATCCGGTGTGGCACATCCACAACGGCAAGCCGCCGCAGGGCGACATGCCGGTGACGTTCCAGCTCCTGCTCACGCTGGTGTCGTCGTCGAACGCGGAGAATGCCGAAACGCTGTGGGGCTTCATCGGCCGCTACCGTCCGGGCGTCAGCCCCCAGACGCATCCAAAGCTCGATGCGATGGTCGGCTATGCCATCAACTATTATCGCGATTTCGTCGCGCCGACCAAGCAGTTCCGCGTGCCCACGGACACCGAGCGCGCAGCGCTGCAGGATCTGCGCGAAGCGCTGTCGCAGCTGCCTCAGGACGCCTCGGCCGAGGACATCCAGAACGTCGTCTACGAGATCGGCCGTCGCGAGCCGTTCCTCGACCAGGTCAAGAAGGGCAAGGACGGCCGACCCGGCGTCACGCTCGACTGGTTCAACATGCTCTATCAGGTGCTGCTCGGCCAGGAGAAGGGCCCGCGCTTCGGCTCCTTCGTCGCCGTGTACGGCATCCAGAACGCGGTCAACATGATCGACGGCGCGCTGGCGCGCTCAGCGTAA
- a CDS encoding SCO family protein — translation MSSMARPLVIATAFAASLIVGLLIMFWAMGGVSKVAQPAAIGGPFQLTDQNGKAVTDKNLKGKPTLIFFGYTHCPDVCPTSLFEISEVLRVLGKDADKVNAVFISVDPERDTQAAMKDYLSSFDPHLQGLSGDPAEIAKVITSYRVYAKKVPAKDGDYTMDHTALIYLMDREGRFVSPFNLKRTPEEAAADLKKYI, via the coding sequence ATGAGTTCCATGGCCCGTCCGCTGGTGATCGCGACCGCCTTCGCCGCAAGCCTCATCGTTGGGCTCCTGATCATGTTCTGGGCCATGGGCGGGGTGAGCAAGGTGGCGCAGCCGGCCGCGATCGGCGGTCCCTTCCAGCTCACCGACCAGAACGGCAAGGCCGTCACCGACAAGAACCTGAAGGGCAAGCCGACCCTGATCTTCTTCGGCTACACCCATTGTCCCGACGTCTGCCCGACCTCGCTGTTCGAGATCTCGGAAGTGCTGCGCGTGCTGGGCAAGGATGCCGACAAGGTCAATGCCGTCTTCATCTCGGTCGATCCCGAGCGCGACACGCAGGCGGCGATGAAGGACTATCTGTCGAGCTTCGACCCGCATCTTCAGGGCCTGTCCGGCGATCCCGCCGAGATCGCCAAGGTGATCACCTCCTACCGGGTCTACGCCAAGAAGGTCCCGGCCAAGGACGGCGACTACACCATGGACCACACCGCGCTGATCTATCTGATGGACCGCGAGGGCAGGTTCGTCTCGCCATTCAACCTGAAGCGCACGCCGGAAGAGGCGGCGGCGGATCTGAAGAAGTATATCTGA
- a CDS encoding MBL fold metallo-hydrolase, which yields MQLRFVGCGDAFGSGGRLNTCFHISGRESNFLIDCGASALPALKRLEIDCDDINLILITHFHGDHFAGLPFFLLDAQFSRRTRPLTIAGPQGTETRLRAVMEALFEHSSKTKQRFELNVVELAPRQSQSFGTVTVTPYPVVHGESGGPFLAYRVEAEGRTLAYSADTEWTETLIPLAHGADLFIAEAYMYEKVVKNHLSLKTLEQHLPEIGAKRLVLTHMSDDVLSRLDDIDHLAAEDGMVLVF from the coding sequence ATGCAACTGCGCTTTGTCGGCTGCGGTGACGCCTTCGGCTCGGGTGGCAGGCTCAACACTTGCTTCCACATCTCGGGGCGCGAGAGCAATTTCCTGATCGATTGCGGCGCGTCGGCCCTGCCGGCGCTGAAGCGGCTCGAGATCGACTGTGACGACATCAATCTCATCCTCATCACGCATTTCCACGGCGACCATTTTGCCGGGCTGCCGTTTTTTCTGCTCGATGCGCAATTCTCGCGGCGGACGCGGCCGCTGACGATTGCGGGCCCGCAAGGCACCGAGACGCGGCTCCGCGCAGTGATGGAAGCGCTGTTCGAGCACTCCTCCAAGACCAAGCAGCGTTTCGAGCTCAACGTGGTCGAACTAGCGCCTCGGCAAAGCCAAAGCTTCGGCACGGTGACGGTGACGCCCTATCCGGTCGTGCACGGCGAATCCGGCGGGCCGTTCCTGGCCTATCGCGTCGAAGCCGAGGGCCGCACGCTCGCCTACAGCGCCGATACCGAATGGACGGAGACGCTCATTCCGCTGGCGCATGGCGCGGACCTTTTCATTGCGGAAGCCTATATGTACGAGAAGGTGGTCAAGAACCATCTCAGCCTGAAGACCTTGGAACAGCATCTGCCCGAGATCGGCGCCAAGCGCCTCGTCCTCACCCATATGAGCGACGACGTGCTGTCGCGCCTCGACGACATCGACCATCTCGCCGCCGAAGACGGCATGGTGCTCGTGTTCTGA
- a CDS encoding DUF952 domain-containing protein, with product MVKIYKICPASAWREAERQGVYRGSADDARDGFIHFSTAAQVPETLRKHYSGQRALFLVEVEGDALGSELRWERSRNDELFPHLYGELDLGAVLSVMNLNMRSDGSHDVPELAP from the coding sequence GTGGTCAAGATCTACAAAATCTGTCCGGCCTCGGCCTGGCGCGAGGCGGAACGGCAGGGTGTCTACCGCGGCAGCGCGGATGATGCGCGCGACGGTTTCATCCATTTCTCGACCGCCGCCCAGGTTCCCGAGACCTTGCGCAAGCACTATTCCGGACAGCGCGCGCTGTTCCTGGTCGAGGTCGAGGGCGATGCGCTCGGCAGCGAGCTGCGCTGGGAGCGCTCGCGCAACGACGAGCTGTTTCCGCATCTCTATGGCGAGCTCGATCTCGGCGCCGTGCTCTCGGTGATGAATCTCAACATGCGTTCCGACGGCAGCCACGACGTTCCGGAGCTTGCCCCGTGA
- a CDS encoding DUF6460 domain-containing protein has translation MVQDVRDLPAGRSDGLNRFLGGTPLAVAFRLVLLSILVGVVLAAIGFDPWNILYSIQLLFQRLWDLGFDTINWLWRYFLLGAVIVIPIWLLSRVFGSPRR, from the coding sequence ATGGTCCAAGACGTCAGAGATTTGCCGGCCGGCCGCAGCGATGGCCTGAACCGCTTTCTCGGCGGCACGCCGCTGGCAGTCGCGTTTCGCCTGGTCCTGCTCTCGATCCTGGTCGGCGTCGTGCTGGCGGCGATCGGTTTCGATCCCTGGAACATCCTCTACAGCATCCAGCTGCTGTTCCAGCGGCTCTGGGATCTCGGCTTCGACACCATCAACTGGCTGTGGCGCTACTTCCTGCTCGGCGCTGTCATCGTGATCCCGATCTGGCTGCTCTCGCGCGTGTTCGGTTCGCCGCGACGCTGA
- a CDS encoding S24 family peptidase gives MVKQANAPRMLTHDQIWIALDRLAARAGLSPSGLAKRAGLDPTTFNRSKRVTADGRERWPSTESIAKALAAADCSIDSFARLIDDDAVDGRSIPLLGFALAATSGAFDEAGHPSGKGWSEITLPSAEDGHAFALEISGDALLPAYRHGDIILVSPDAPIRKGDRVVVRTRTDEMTIATLKRRTAKALDVQPLDASQAARTIAAADVAWVARIVWASQ, from the coding sequence ATGGTCAAACAGGCCAATGCGCCGAGGATGCTGACCCACGACCAGATCTGGATCGCGCTGGATCGGCTGGCGGCGCGCGCCGGTCTGTCGCCATCGGGCCTTGCCAAGCGCGCCGGGCTCGATCCCACCACCTTCAACCGGTCGAAGCGCGTCACCGCCGACGGCCGCGAGCGCTGGCCCTCGACCGAATCGATCGCGAAGGCGCTGGCCGCGGCCGATTGCTCGATCGACAGCTTTGCGCGGCTGATCGACGACGACGCCGTCGACGGCCGCTCGATACCGCTGCTCGGCTTCGCGCTGGCCGCCACCAGTGGCGCTTTCGACGAAGCCGGCCATCCATCCGGCAAGGGCTGGAGCGAGATCACGCTGCCGAGCGCCGAGGACGGCCACGCTTTCGCGCTAGAGATTTCCGGCGATGCGCTGCTGCCGGCCTATCGCCACGGTGACATCATCCTGGTCTCGCCCGATGCACCGATCCGCAAGGGCGATCGCGTGGTGGTGAGGACGAGGACGGACGAGATGACGATCGCGACGCTGAAGCGTCGCACGGCCAAGGCGCTGGACGTGCAGCCGCTCGATGCGTCGCAGGCGGCACGGACCATCGCGGCGGCTGACGTCGCGTGGGTGGCGCGGATCGTGTGGGCGAGCCAGTGA
- a CDS encoding quinone-dependent dihydroorotate dehydrogenase: protein MIRAFDAFSLPVLRWLDPEDAHRLAIQGLRFLPPVKPRADDLKLAVRAFGLNFPNPIGMAAGFDKSAEVPDALLRLGFGFVEIGSVTPKPQAGNPRPRLFRLERDEAVINRMGFNNDGAEVALRRLAARAQHGGIVGVNVGANKDSPDRVADYVKLIETFAPVASYFTVNVSSPNTPGLRNLQEGALLDDLLARVIDARERVRQKAGDTPVLLKIAPDLSLAQLDDVVQVARSRRVDGMIVSNTTIARNSTLRETTRAKEQGGLSGRPLFRLSTRMVAETYVRVEGAFPLIGVGGVDSGGAALTKIRAGASLIQLYSSLVYKGLGLVDEIKRDLASTLLRTGRDSLSEIVGADAATLTAEDWPGM, encoded by the coding sequence GTGATCCGTGCTTTCGACGCCTTTTCACTGCCGGTGCTGCGCTGGCTCGATCCGGAGGATGCGCACCGTCTCGCGATCCAGGGGCTGCGCTTTCTGCCGCCGGTCAAGCCGCGTGCGGACGATCTCAAGCTCGCGGTGCGCGCCTTCGGGCTCAACTTTCCCAATCCCATCGGCATGGCCGCGGGCTTCGACAAGAGCGCCGAGGTGCCGGATGCGCTGCTGCGGCTCGGCTTCGGCTTCGTCGAGATCGGCTCGGTCACGCCGAAGCCGCAAGCCGGCAATCCGCGGCCGCGGCTGTTCCGGCTCGAGCGCGACGAGGCCGTGATCAACCGCATGGGCTTCAACAATGACGGCGCCGAGGTCGCGTTGCGCCGGCTCGCTGCGCGCGCGCAGCATGGCGGCATCGTCGGCGTCAATGTCGGCGCCAACAAGGATTCGCCCGATCGCGTCGCCGATTACGTCAAGCTGATCGAGACCTTTGCGCCGGTTGCGAGCTATTTCACCGTCAACGTCTCCTCGCCGAACACGCCGGGCCTGCGCAATCTGCAGGAAGGCGCGCTGCTCGACGATCTCCTCGCACGCGTGATCGACGCCCGCGAGCGTGTCAGGCAGAAGGCCGGCGACACGCCGGTGCTGCTCAAGATCGCGCCCGACCTCAGCCTCGCCCAGCTCGACGACGTCGTGCAGGTCGCGCGATCGCGCCGGGTCGACGGCATGATCGTGTCGAACACGACCATCGCGCGGAACAGCACGTTGCGCGAGACGACGCGGGCCAAGGAGCAGGGCGGCCTGTCCGGCAGGCCGCTGTTCCGCCTGTCGACGCGCATGGTCGCGGAGACCTATGTGCGCGTCGAAGGCGCATTCCCGCTGATCGGCGTTGGCGGTGTCGATTCAGGCGGCGCCGCGCTGACCAAGATCCGCGCCGGTGCCAGCCTGATCCAGCTCTATTCGTCGCTGGTCTACAAGGGCCTCGGCCTCGTCGACGAGATCAAGCGCGACCTCGCCTCGACGCTGCTGCGCACGGGACGGGATTCGCTCTCCGAGATCGTCGGCGCCGACGCCGCGACGCTGACGGCGGAAGACTGGCCGGGGATGTAA
- a CDS encoding MATE family efflux transporter has translation MHAPIPLKIGSRQVFAIAGPAMVANLTTPLIGVVSTTAIGRLDDAALLGGVAMASVIFDCLFWLFGFLRMSTLAFTAQAMGAGETREQTVILVRGFIVAGLIGAGLIVLQLPLAAALFDLMGGSEGVTRAAKTYFMIRIWSSPFAFANYVVLGWLVGQARANPALALQVVINLINMAATILLVLVYDFGIAGAAIAALLSETSGFVLGVIVCRRYAVGGFKVPRAILLDRAKLMRLLAVNTDILIRTAALITVFLFFTAKGARTGDVTLAANSVLNNFLLVSAFFLDGLANAAQQLCGRTFGARDARGFADSTRLVLTWGLGFATVVAALFATFGPDIINFMTASEDVRRSAREFLPFIVLAPIPGVFAFGFDGVYVGATWAREMRNLMLASLAIFFCVWLALQSFGNTGLWCALIAFYVARGGLQGARYPALYRATFSKI, from the coding sequence ATGCACGCCCCCATTCCCCTCAAGATCGGCTCCCGCCAGGTGTTCGCCATCGCCGGCCCTGCGATGGTGGCGAACCTCACCACGCCGCTGATCGGCGTGGTCTCGACCACTGCGATCGGACGGCTCGACGATGCCGCGCTGCTCGGCGGCGTTGCGATGGCTTCCGTGATCTTCGACTGCCTGTTCTGGCTGTTCGGCTTCCTGCGCATGAGCACGCTCGCCTTCACGGCGCAGGCGATGGGCGCCGGCGAGACGCGCGAGCAGACCGTGATCCTGGTGCGCGGCTTCATCGTCGCCGGCCTGATCGGCGCCGGACTGATCGTGCTGCAATTGCCGCTGGCCGCCGCGCTGTTCGACCTGATGGGCGGCAGCGAGGGCGTGACGCGCGCCGCAAAGACCTATTTCATGATCCGGATCTGGTCCTCGCCCTTCGCTTTCGCCAATTACGTCGTGCTCGGCTGGCTGGTGGGACAGGCCCGCGCCAATCCGGCACTCGCGCTCCAGGTCGTCATCAACCTCATCAACATGGCAGCCACGATCCTGCTGGTGCTGGTCTACGACTTCGGCATCGCAGGTGCGGCAATTGCGGCGCTGCTGTCGGAGACGTCAGGGTTCGTGCTCGGCGTGATCGTCTGCCGCCGTTATGCCGTCGGCGGCTTCAAGGTGCCCCGCGCAATTCTGCTGGATCGCGCCAAGCTGATGCGGCTCCTGGCGGTGAACACCGACATCCTGATCCGCACCGCAGCGCTGATCACGGTGTTCCTGTTCTTCACCGCCAAGGGCGCGCGCACGGGCGACGTCACGCTCGCCGCGAATTCCGTGCTCAACAATTTCCTGCTGGTCAGCGCTTTCTTCCTCGACGGCCTCGCCAACGCGGCCCAGCAGCTCTGCGGCCGCACTTTTGGCGCACGCGACGCCAGGGGATTTGCGGATTCGACCCGGCTGGTGCTCACATGGGGCCTCGGCTTCGCCACGGTCGTCGCGGCGCTGTTCGCGACGTTCGGGCCCGATATCATCAATTTCATGACCGCGAGCGAGGACGTCCGCCGCTCCGCGCGCGAGTTCCTGCCGTTCATCGTGCTTGCGCCAATCCCCGGCGTGTTCGCGTTCGGCTTCGATGGCGTCTATGTCGGCGCCACCTGGGCGCGCGAGATGCGCAATCTGATGTTGGCCTCGCTCGCGATCTTCTTCTGCGTCTGGCTGGCACTGCAATCGTTCGGCAATACCGGACTTTGGTGCGCGCTGATCGCGTTCTATGTGGCACGCGGCGGATTGCAGGGGGCAAGGTATCCGGCGCTGTACCGGGCGACGTTCTCGAAAATCTAA